In the Thermodesulfovibrio yellowstonii DSM 11347 genome, one interval contains:
- a CDS encoding ABC transporter substrate-binding protein → MSAAFKGPSRGLGIELYRGAMAYFEHINKNGGIYGKKIVIKAYDDGYNPSPTIKNTIKLVEEDKVFTLFNYVGTPTVTRILPILKSYSNRNIYLFFPFTGALPHRKPPYNEYVFNLRASYEQETGGLVENFIKIGRKKIGIFYQADAYGRSGWDGVRKTLAEYGSKIVAEATYKRGAKYSESFRKQVEILKNAGADAVISVGAYAACAGFIRDARDAGWDVPIANVSFTGSEFMINLLLEEEKKTGKKYTYNLINSQVVPSYEDMSLSAVRQYRTLMDNYNPMIPPEIMEKDYKPLKYSFVSFEGFLNAKVIVEVLKRLGKEPKRENIKKVVENIKNLDIGIDEKISFSSIKHQALDKVYYTTYKNNKFVPIKDWSEWKK, encoded by the coding sequence ATGTCTGCAGCATTTAAAGGACCTTCAAGAGGACTTGGAATAGAGCTTTACAGAGGAGCAATGGCATATTTTGAACATATTAACAAAAATGGCGGTATTTACGGAAAAAAGATTGTTATTAAAGCCTATGATGATGGCTATAACCCAAGTCCCACTATAAAAAACACTATAAAACTCGTTGAAGAAGATAAAGTGTTTACGCTTTTTAACTATGTGGGAACTCCAACTGTAACCAGAATACTACCAATACTTAAAAGTTACAGTAACAGAAATATTTATTTATTTTTTCCTTTTACAGGTGCTCTTCCTCATAGAAAACCTCCTTATAATGAATATGTATTTAATTTAAGAGCATCCTATGAACAGGAAACAGGTGGGCTTGTTGAAAATTTCATAAAAATTGGCAGAAAAAAAATAGGAATTTTTTATCAAGCAGATGCTTACGGAAGAAGTGGATGGGATGGTGTAAGAAAAACGCTCGCAGAGTATGGCTCTAAAATAGTTGCAGAAGCAACATACAAAAGAGGTGCAAAATATTCAGAAAGCTTTAGGAAACAAGTTGAGATTCTGAAAAATGCAGGAGCAGATGCTGTCATATCTGTAGGTGCTTATGCTGCCTGCGCAGGATTTATTAGAGACGCAAGAGATGCAGGATGGGATGTTCCTATTGCGAATGTATCTTTTACTGGAAGCGAGTTTATGATAAATCTTCTTCTTGAAGAAGAGAAAAAAACAGGCAAAAAATACACTTACAATTTAATAAACTCTCAGGTTGTACCCAGTTATGAAGACATGAGCCTATCAGCAGTAAGACAATATAGAACTCTTATGGATAACTATAATCCAATGATACCTCCAGAAATTATGGAAAAAGACTATAAACCTCTCAAATATAGCTTCGTAAGCTTTGAAGGCTTTCTCAATGCAAAAGTTATTGTTGAAGTTCTAAAAAGACTCGGTAAAGAACCAAAAAGAGAAAACATTAAAAAGGTAGTAGAAAACATAAAAAATCTGGATATTGGAATTGATGAAAAAATTAGTTTTTCTTCAATAAAGCATCAGGCACTGGATAAAGTTTATTATACAACTTATAAAAATAATAAATTTGTTCCAATCAAGGACTGGAGCGAGTGGAAAAAATGA
- a CDS encoding sulfurtransferase TusA family protein: MEVLLLDARGLKCPQPTIQMTIKALKMKKGDILEVIADCPTFENDVKNWCRRNNKTLLWIRDEGNGVKRCQVQF; encoded by the coding sequence ATGGAAGTACTGTTGCTTGATGCCAGAGGATTAAAATGCCCGCAGCCAACAATTCAGATGACAATCAAAGCATTAAAAATGAAAAAAGGCGATATTCTTGAAGTTATCGCAGATTGCCCAACTTTTGAAAATGATGTAAAAAACTGGTGCAGAAGAAATAATAAAACTCTTTTATGGATTAGGGATGAAGGCAATGGAGTAAAAAGATGTCAGGTTCAGTTTTGA
- a CDS encoding 4Fe-4S binding protein: MLQIGAIFCSCAGQITEKIDFEKLQNLIRNKVAWIEKFELACAEKTHQKIINFLSLKKPEGLIILACSPKNKESVFQKLGEKAGINPYMINIVNIREQVAWVIKDRDKALKKAFILFSGALERLKKQKPLFEIKIPICNDIMIVGGGIAGIVAANSLSKAGKKVYLIEQECSLGGKIVKYEKLFPDLTCGPCMIHPMIEEVLNSNIELRLNSKVEELKGFYGAIFAKILSKPMYVNPKKCIGCSECEQICPVKAIKVEPMKLPVVARINSEKCLYLQGQDCDLCIKECPVPEAINFDESEKKESLKVGAVLWATGLELMDCKVLPEFGYGRFKDVYDSLEFEEILNIEGPTSGEIITSSGEIPEKIAIVHCVGSLDENYYPYCSKICCQYAFKFNRVLRQRLPETEIVHFVKEIVLPGKNAYRLYSQALKDPLTKILRYNDLKELKITKEDLLNVYFKNDKISCDIVVLCPAIISDRKIEEISGLFLTGSIKEPLTINETINDAMAQVGNLLCLFKEEKIIKQPFIAKIDYNKCSRCGICIFQCPYKAIEIEMGEVKMMEILCEGCGTCVASCPSNAIGLNGYSDEEILSEIYGILNATKEVDNGSTVA; encoded by the coding sequence TTGTTGCAAATCGGGGCTATTTTTTGTAGCTGTGCTGGTCAAATAACTGAAAAAATTGATTTTGAAAAATTACAGAATCTCATACGTAACAAAGTAGCATGGATTGAAAAATTTGAATTAGCCTGCGCTGAAAAAACACATCAAAAAATTATAAATTTTTTAAGCCTTAAAAAACCTGAAGGTCTGATTATTCTTGCTTGCTCTCCCAAAAATAAAGAATCTGTATTTCAGAAGCTCGGGGAAAAAGCGGGAATCAATCCATATATGATAAATATAGTTAACATTAGAGAACAGGTTGCATGGGTTATTAAAGACAGAGATAAGGCTCTTAAAAAAGCATTTATACTTTTCAGTGGAGCATTAGAAAGGCTAAAAAAACAAAAGCCTCTTTTTGAAATAAAAATACCTATCTGCAATGATATCATGATAGTGGGAGGCGGCATTGCAGGAATTGTCGCAGCAAATAGTCTTTCCAAAGCTGGCAAAAAGGTTTATCTCATTGAACAAGAATGCTCTTTGGGAGGCAAAATTGTTAAATATGAAAAACTTTTCCCAGACCTTACATGTGGTCCATGCATGATTCATCCAATGATTGAAGAAGTTTTAAACAGTAATATAGAACTAAGGCTTAATTCAAAAGTAGAAGAATTAAAGGGCTTTTATGGAGCTATTTTTGCTAAGATTTTATCGAAGCCAATGTACGTTAATCCTAAAAAATGTATTGGCTGTTCTGAATGTGAACAGATTTGCCCTGTAAAAGCCATTAAAGTAGAACCAATGAAACTTCCTGTGGTTGCAAGGATAAATTCTGAAAAATGTCTTTATCTTCAAGGACAAGACTGTGATTTATGTATAAAAGAGTGTCCAGTGCCGGAAGCAATAAACTTTGATGAATCAGAAAAAAAAGAAAGTTTAAAAGTTGGTGCTGTGCTATGGGCAACAGGGCTTGAGCTTATGGATTGCAAAGTTCTACCAGAGTTTGGTTATGGAAGGTTTAAAGATGTTTATGATTCATTGGAGTTTGAAGAGATACTAAACATTGAAGGACCAACATCAGGAGAAATAATCACCAGTTCAGGGGAAATACCTGAAAAAATTGCTATTGTTCACTGTGTTGGAAGTCTTGATGAAAATTATTATCCCTACTGTAGCAAAATATGCTGTCAATATGCTTTCAAGTTTAATAGGGTTCTAAGGCAGAGGCTTCCTGAGACAGAAATAGTTCATTTTGTTAAAGAAATAGTTCTTCCAGGTAAAAATGCATACAGACTTTATTCACAGGCATTAAAAGACCCTTTGACAAAAATTCTAAGATATAACGATTTAAAAGAATTAAAAATTACCAAAGAAGATTTATTAAATGTGTATTTTAAAAATGATAAAATTTCCTGTGATATTGTTGTTTTATGTCCTGCAATTATTTCAGATAGAAAAATTGAAGAAATTTCAGGATTATTTTTAACTGGTTCTATTAAAGAGCCACTGACAATAAACGAAACAATAAATGATGCAATGGCGCAGGTTGGGAATCTTCTCTGTTTGTTTAAAGAAGAAAAAATAATCAAACAGCCATTTATAGCTAAAATAGACTATAATAAATGCAGCCGTTGTGGTATATGTATATTCCAATGCCCATATAAAGCAATTGAAATTGAAATGGGAGAAGTAAAAATGATGGAAATTCTATGTGAAGGATGTGGAACATGTGTAGCTTCCTGCCCTTCAAATGCAATTGGACTTAATGGTTACTCTGATGAAGAAATTTTATCTGAAATATATGGAATATTGAATGCAACCAAGGAGGTAGATAATGGAAGTACTGTTGCTTGA
- a CDS encoding 4Fe-4S dicluster domain-containing protein yields the protein MQTKVKKGLIVIDSERCKGCNYCGLTCPKGCIEISSDFNSSGYFPAKFSNPANCIGCAMCAVVCPEIAIEVFVED from the coding sequence ATGCAAACAAAGGTAAAAAAAGGCTTAATTGTAATTGATTCGGAAAGATGTAAAGGCTGTAATTACTGTGGTTTGACATGTCCAAAAGGCTGTATTGAAATTTCTTCTGATTTTAATTCTTCAGGATATTTCCCTGCTAAATTTTCTAATCCTGCTAATTGTATAGGATGCGCAATGTGTGCAGTTGTTTGCCCTGAAATAGCTATAGAAGTCTTCGTAGAGGATTAA
- the aspS gene encoding aspartate--tRNA ligase, producing MFRDKYCAEVKEEEIGKEISLCGWVFRRRDHGGLIFIDLRDRTGIIQVVFSPEISIEMHQKAHGLRSEYVIAVKGILKKRPEGTENPELITGNVELWAKELEILSFSKPLPFQLDEMAEVSELLRLKYRYLDLRRAEMQKNFLLRHRITMAVRNFLDSKGFVEVETPMLTKSTPEGARDFLVPSRLNPGTFYALPQSPQLFKQILMMSGFDRYFQIVRCFRDEDLRADRQPEFTQIDFEMSFVKPEDIIEIVEEMLFKCFKEVLEVDIEIPFKRLTYEEAINKYGSDKPDLRFALEIQDVSELVKNSQFKVFLDTIEKGGVVKAICGKGLASLSRSEIDKLTALAQSFGAKGLAWIKVKNGFESPIVKFFSESLLREIAEKVGVEDGDMILFVADKKSLANEVLGRLRLEIAERAQIKKEGFYFAWVLDFPLFEWDEEEKRFVSMHHPFTSPKDEDIDKLLKIPQEAFYDPQSSVKDIKAKAYDIVLNGYELGGGSIRIHKADIQEHIFRILAISEEEIKRRFGFFVEALRYGAPPHGGIALGLDRLVMVMTGANSLRDVIAFPKTQKAFCPLSEAPSEVNLKQLRELHIKLDI from the coding sequence ATGTTTCGCGATAAATATTGTGCTGAGGTTAAAGAAGAAGAAATCGGTAAGGAAATAAGTCTTTGCGGCTGGGTTTTTCGTAGAAGAGATCACGGAGGATTGATTTTTATTGATTTGCGTGATAGAACCGGAATTATTCAGGTTGTATTTAGCCCTGAAATTTCAATTGAAATGCATCAAAAAGCTCATGGTTTAAGAAGTGAATATGTCATAGCTGTAAAGGGTATCTTAAAAAAGAGACCTGAAGGCACTGAAAATCCAGAACTTATTACAGGCAATGTAGAATTATGGGCAAAAGAGCTTGAAATATTGAGTTTTTCAAAGCCTTTACCCTTTCAGCTTGATGAAATGGCTGAGGTTAGTGAGCTTTTAAGATTAAAATATCGTTACCTTGACCTTCGCAGGGCAGAGATGCAGAAAAATTTTCTTCTTAGGCATCGCATAACAATGGCGGTAAGGAATTTTCTTGACAGTAAGGGATTTGTTGAGGTAGAGACTCCTATGCTTACAAAATCTACACCTGAAGGAGCAAGAGATTTTCTTGTGCCGAGTAGACTTAATCCCGGAACATTTTATGCTCTTCCTCAGTCTCCGCAACTTTTTAAACAGATTCTTATGATGTCAGGATTTGATAGATACTTTCAGATTGTTCGTTGTTTCAGGGATGAAGATCTAAGGGCAGACCGTCAACCAGAGTTTACTCAGATTGATTTTGAGATGTCTTTTGTAAAACCTGAAGACATTATTGAGATTGTTGAAGAGATGCTTTTTAAATGTTTTAAAGAAGTTTTGGAAGTTGATATTGAAATTCCATTCAAGAGGCTTACTTATGAAGAGGCTATCAATAAATATGGTTCAGATAAACCTGACTTAAGATTCGCACTTGAAATTCAGGATGTAAGCGAGCTTGTAAAGAACTCTCAATTTAAGGTTTTTCTTGATACTATAGAAAAAGGTGGAGTTGTGAAAGCAATTTGCGGAAAAGGTTTAGCCTCTCTTTCAAGAAGTGAGATAGATAAACTTACAGCATTAGCCCAATCATTTGGTGCTAAGGGACTTGCATGGATAAAAGTTAAAAATGGCTTTGAATCTCCAATTGTAAAATTCTTTTCTGAAAGTCTTCTAAGGGAAATTGCTGAGAAAGTAGGTGTAGAAGATGGAGATATGATACTTTTTGTTGCTGATAAAAAATCCTTAGCTAATGAAGTTTTAGGAAGACTAAGACTTGAAATTGCTGAAAGAGCTCAGATTAAAAAAGAAGGATTTTATTTCGCATGGGTTCTGGATTTTCCTTTATTTGAATGGGATGAAGAAGAAAAAAGATTTGTAAGCATGCATCATCCATTTACATCTCCTAAGGATGAGGATATTGATAAACTTTTAAAGATACCTCAAGAAGCTTTTTATGACCCGCAAAGTTCTGTGAAGGATATAAAGGCAAAGGCTTATGATATTGTTCTTAATGGTTATGAGCTTGGCGGTGGAAGTATTAGAATTCATAAAGCAGATATTCAGGAGCATATATTCAGAATACTTGCTATTTCAGAGGAAGAGATTAAGAGAAGGTTTGGATTTTTTGTGGAAGCTTTACGATATGGAGCACCCCCTCATGGTGGAATTGCTCTCGGTCTTGACAGGCTTGTTATGGTTATGACAGGAGCAAATTCTTTAAGAGATGTTATAGCTTTTCCCAAAACGCAAAAAGCTTTCTGCCCGCTTAGTGAAGCACCTTCAGAGGTTAATTTGAAACAATTAAGAGAGTTACACATAAAGCTTGATATTTAG
- a CDS encoding HDOD domain-containing protein, translated as MNAQEVIARIEKIEALPTIPPILRKILSVIEDPKVSLQKITEFVSSDPTLTARILKMVNSPVYGFPGRISSVSHAMVILGLNAVKGLLLGVSVFEIMQKNMIGLWEHSLSTAIFARIIAIRKELQSPEEISIGGLLHDIGKVILMMSFKDEYLKLIESVQEKDDFLYEIEKQYFGLTHAEVGGIIAKKWHFPLKLIEPIMYHHKPKLSEKFQVETAIVHLSNILAMARGVGYSGEIFVPSVHPFVWEILNLKEEEILDIFREAEEPITTSGEIFLSDE; from the coding sequence ATGAATGCTCAGGAAGTAATCGCAAGAATTGAAAAAATAGAAGCTCTTCCTACAATCCCTCCGATTTTAAGAAAGATTTTATCAGTTATAGAAGACCCTAAAGTATCTTTACAAAAAATAACAGAGTTTGTTTCATCTGATCCTACTTTGACAGCAAGAATTCTTAAAATGGTTAATTCTCCTGTTTATGGATTCCCTGGAAGAATATCTTCTGTAAGTCATGCAATGGTAATTCTTGGATTGAATGCTGTAAAAGGACTTCTTTTAGGAGTATCAGTTTTTGAAATAATGCAAAAAAACATGATAGGGCTTTGGGAACATTCTCTTTCTACAGCCATATTTGCAAGAATTATTGCAATAAGAAAAGAACTGCAATCTCCAGAGGAAATATCAATAGGAGGACTTTTGCACGATATTGGCAAAGTTATACTTATGATGTCTTTTAAAGATGAATATTTAAAACTAATTGAGTCTGTTCAAGAGAAAGATGATTTTTTATATGAGATTGAAAAACAATATTTTGGACTAACACATGCAGAAGTTGGAGGAATTATAGCAAAAAAATGGCATTTTCCTTTAAAATTGATAGAACCAATAATGTATCATCATAAGCCTAAACTATCTGAAAAGTTTCAAGTAGAGACTGCTATTGTTCATTTATCAAATATACTTGCAATGGCAAGAGGAGTAGGGTATTCAGGAGAAATTTTTGTTCCTTCAGTTCATCCTTTTGTTTGGGAAATATTAAATCTTAAAGAAGAGGAAATTTTAGACATATTTAGAGAAGCAGAGGAACCTATCACCACTTCAGGAGAAATATTTCTTTCTGATGAATAA
- a CDS encoding GGDEF domain-containing protein, protein MNKKAIVIVKDCEIKKLIKKKFFSSPYETYYFEDIKDALQIIYDEIPDLAIVEAINNSKIEISIINELKSDPIFVSMNVIAIVSPDFYTDDWQNFLVDDYIRVNNLSQDLLMRINLCFERVERVIATSPLTKLPGNLVIQKEIQRRLSRGDVFALAYADLDNFKPFNDKYGFSRGDEVIKMLGRLILNIVRNEQPTGSFVGHIGGDDFVYIMSPEIIEKTTQKIINIFDNLIKNFYDEEDIRKGYIESINREGKIQFYPIMTVSVGITSNRHRIFNHFSEMAEVASVMKSVAKKQKDKRYAIDRRRDII, encoded by the coding sequence ATGAATAAAAAAGCTATTGTTATTGTAAAAGATTGTGAAATAAAGAAACTTATTAAGAAAAAATTTTTTTCCTCTCCATATGAAACATATTATTTTGAAGATATTAAAGACGCTCTTCAGATTATATATGATGAGATTCCTGACCTGGCAATTGTAGAAGCTATAAATAATTCAAAAATTGAAATTTCAATCATAAATGAACTAAAAAGTGACCCTATTTTTGTATCAATGAATGTAATCGCAATAGTCTCCCCTGATTTTTATACTGACGATTGGCAGAATTTTCTTGTAGATGATTATATAAGAGTTAATAACTTATCACAGGATTTGCTCATGAGAATCAATCTATGCTTTGAAAGAGTAGAAAGAGTAATAGCAACAAGTCCGTTGACAAAGCTTCCTGGTAATCTTGTTATTCAGAAGGAGATTCAGAGAAGACTTAGCAGAGGAGATGTTTTTGCTTTGGCGTATGCGGATTTAGACAATTTCAAACCTTTCAATGACAAATACGGATTTTCAAGAGGTGATGAGGTAATAAAGATGCTTGGAAGGCTTATCCTCAATATTGTAAGGAATGAACAGCCAACAGGAAGTTTTGTAGGGCATATAGGAGGTGATGATTTTGTATACATTATGTCTCCTGAAATAATTGAAAAAACAACCCAAAAAATAATAAATATATTTGACAATCTCATTAAGAATTTTTATGATGAAGAAGACATTAGAAAAGGTTACATAGAATCAATAAATAGAGAAGGCAAAATTCAATTTTATCCGATTATGACAGTTTCTGTTGGAATAACCTCCAATCGTCACAGAATTTTTAATCATTTTAGTGAGATGGCTGAAGTTGCCTCTGTAATGAAATCTGTTGCAAAAAAACAAAAAGATAAAAGATACGCAATTGACCGAAGAAGAGACATTATTTAG
- a CDS encoding cell division protein ZapA yields the protein MYKTEVYILGQKYTIKGEKSPEYIQRLAAYVDEKLRKVYEQNSAMPPLRAAILACFYIADELYEMKKDCEDTKHQLKKLEEKTNELLLLLD from the coding sequence ATGTATAAAACTGAAGTTTACATATTGGGTCAAAAATATACAATAAAAGGAGAAAAATCACCAGAGTATATCCAGAGGTTGGCTGCCTATGTTGATGAAAAATTGAGAAAGGTTTATGAACAAAACTCTGCAATGCCTCCTTTAAGGGCAGCCATCCTTGCTTGTTTTTATATAGCTGATGAACTTTATGAAATGAAAAAAGACTGTGAAGATACAAAACATCAGCTTAAAAAACTTGAAGAAAAAACCAATGAATTACTACTACTCCTTGACTAA
- the zapB gene encoding cell division protein ZapB, whose translation MIEEKIVSAVERIKILKQEKEELQKKVNTLEEVLKTKNQEIENLLIEREAIKKQIEELLKELDLEANV comes from the coding sequence ATGATTGAGGAAAAGATTGTATCTGCTGTGGAAAGAATTAAAATTCTGAAACAGGAAAAAGAAGAATTGCAAAAAAAAGTTAACACATTAGAAGAAGTTTTAAAAACAAAAAATCAAGAAATTGAAAACTTATTGATTGAAAGAGAAGCAATTAAAAAACAGATAGAAGAACTTCTTAAAGAGCTTGATTTAGAAGCAAATGTATAA
- a CDS encoding transglycosylase SLT domain-containing protein, whose translation MKLLGLLTVFLIFIFLPSDSLSQLSSLDSLIKGKNSLNSGNFQKAEEYLTKSLQEFKEIGDYILLWRANAYKKMNRYEEALKDINELKRNYPKSPLIKDARKEEIELAKLLDLPELEQLYQSFVKEYPEEIKIKFDYGVYLKEHEKFTEAKKIFKDIFITASSLADQAEKELSEKDITINDLIKKAKALNNAYQFKKAEKYLMEVLSKSNISQKLDVFSLLGYSLFMQKRYSEAADIFKKSGEYYWRARALLRAKNYETFEKELPNYINLGDQKISEILINYANIKRRNGEPEKAIKMLKMVVNKYPSAKEEGLWFLAWNYYLKEDYNEAEKIFQELYSSFGKLKYLYWLEKVKELKGVIPVKQYSVSFQQGDIYSYLLYIKGKISNIPESMPINYQIAIPKRVDILIKAGFTEEAIREIKALLKDNRNIENIPLLSKILYEIGDYPTSVRLISKIPGKFNFSELLYPQVYKDTVLNASKKININPYLILAVMREESRFDFLARSPAGALGLMQLMPETAKKEGKKIGITLKNDSEIFEPEKNIFIGSSYLKKLIEEFGNTVMAIAAYNAGEKAVSSWLKNNSYNDIDEFLEDIPYAETKGYVQRVLTSYFEYLRINKALTQETISNIIKTKGGNP comes from the coding sequence ATGAAACTATTAGGTTTATTAACTGTTTTTTTAATATTCATTTTTCTTCCTTCTGATAGTTTATCTCAACTTTCCTCCTTAGACTCTCTCATTAAAGGAAAAAATTCTTTAAATTCAGGTAATTTTCAAAAAGCAGAAGAATACCTTACAAAATCTTTACAGGAATTCAAAGAAATTGGTGATTATATTTTATTGTGGAGAGCAAATGCCTATAAAAAGATGAATAGATATGAAGAAGCTTTAAAAGATATAAATGAATTAAAGAGAAACTATCCAAAATCACCTCTTATTAAGGATGCAAGAAAGGAAGAAATTGAACTGGCAAAACTCCTTGATTTACCAGAACTTGAACAGCTTTATCAATCTTTTGTCAAGGAATATCCTGAAGAAATAAAAATAAAATTTGATTATGGAGTTTATCTTAAAGAACACGAAAAGTTTACCGAAGCAAAAAAAATATTTAAAGATATTTTCATAACCGCTTCATCCCTTGCAGACCAAGCAGAAAAAGAACTCTCTGAAAAAGATATAACAATAAATGATTTGATAAAAAAGGCTAAAGCTTTAAATAATGCTTATCAATTCAAAAAAGCAGAAAAATACTTGATGGAAGTTCTTTCAAAATCAAATATTTCTCAAAAATTAGATGTTTTTTCATTACTTGGATATTCTCTTTTTATGCAAAAAAGATATTCTGAAGCTGCTGATATTTTCAAAAAGTCTGGTGAATATTACTGGAGAGCAAGAGCTCTTCTAAGAGCAAAAAATTATGAAACTTTTGAAAAAGAACTGCCAAATTATATTAATTTAGGCGATCAGAAAATTTCAGAGATTCTTATAAACTATGCAAACATTAAAAGAAGAAATGGAGAACCTGAGAAAGCTATAAAAATGCTCAAAATGGTTGTTAACAAATACCCATCTGCAAAAGAAGAAGGATTATGGTTTTTAGCATGGAATTACTATCTCAAAGAAGACTATAATGAAGCAGAAAAGATTTTTCAAGAATTATACTCTTCTTTTGGTAAACTTAAATATCTTTACTGGCTTGAAAAGGTTAAAGAATTAAAAGGAGTTATTCCTGTAAAACAATACTCTGTTTCATTTCAACAGGGAGATATTTATTCATATCTACTTTATATAAAAGGAAAAATTTCAAATATTCCTGAATCTATGCCTATCAATTATCAAATAGCAATCCCGAAAAGAGTTGACATACTTATCAAAGCAGGATTTACAGAGGAGGCTATAAGAGAAATAAAAGCCTTATTAAAAGACAATAGAAACATTGAAAACATTCCTTTGCTGAGCAAAATTCTTTATGAAATAGGAGATTATCCTACTTCAGTAAGGCTTATATCAAAAATTCCTGGTAAATTTAACTTTTCTGAACTTCTATATCCGCAGGTATACAAAGACACAGTTTTAAATGCCTCAAAAAAAATCAATATTAATCCTTATCTTATCCTCGCTGTTATGAGAGAAGAGTCAAGATTTGACTTTCTTGCCCGTTCACCTGCTGGAGCATTGGGGTTAATGCAACTGATGCCAGAGACAGCGAAAAAAGAAGGTAAAAAAATAGGTATTACACTTAAAAACGATTCTGAAATATTTGAACCTGAAAAAAACATATTTATCGGCAGTTCTTATTTAAAAAAGCTAATTGAAGAATTTGGCAACACTGTAATGGCTATTGCAGCATATAATGCTGGAGAAAAAGCAGTATCTTCATGGCTTAAAAATAATTCCTATAATGATATTGATGAGTTCTTAGAAGATATTCCCTATGCTGAAACAAAAGGATATGTGCAAAGAGTTCTTACTTCATATTTTGAATATCTTCGCATTAACAAAGCTTTGACACAGGAAACTATTTCAAACATAATAAAAACTAAAGGAGGAAACCCATGA